Proteins encoded within one genomic window of Brassica rapa cultivar Chiifu-401-42 chromosome A09, CAAS_Brap_v3.01, whole genome shotgun sequence:
- the LOC103847971 gene encoding histone deacetylase 6 — MANVGPSSSSSSSQPEVADESQDWILGAGSGWVEARTSCDHLNSLSPDLARLPNPDTPCSRCENPVENWLCLSCKEVLCSRFVNRHMLMHHQQTAHCLALSYSDLSVWCFCCEAYLDAQVILQLRPVHQAAYILKFGEAPPLPQL; from the exons ATGGCGAACGTAGgaccttcctcctcctcctcctcttctcagCCG GAAGTTGCAGATGAATCCCAAGACTGGATTCTCGGAGCCGGGTCGGGTTGGGTCGAAGCCCGAACATCTTGCGATCACTTGAATTCTCTTTCTCCCGATCTAGCTCGCTTACCAAATCCCGATACTCCCTGTTCAAG GTGCGAAAACCCGGTAGAGAACTGGTTATGTCTTAGTTGTAAAGAGGTTCTGTGCAGCCGTTTTGTGAACAGGCATATGCTTATGCATCATCAACAGACTGCTCACTGCCTTGCACTCAGTTACAG TGACTTGTCGGTATGGTGCTTCTGCTGCGAAGCGTATCTTGATGCTCAGGTCATATTACAGCTGAGGCCAGTTCACCAAGCTGCTTATATTCTCAAATTCGGCGAGGCTCCTCCCTTACCCCAACTTTGA
- the LOC103847972 gene encoding zinc finger protein-like 1 homolog, giving the protein MVVCKCRKATKLYCFVHKVPVCGECICFPEHQTCVVRTYSEWVIDGEYDQPKCCQCQSTFDEGGGLQVTRLGCLHAIHTSCLVSLIKSFPPHTAPAGYVCPSCSTPIWPPKMVKDAGSRLHAQLREAILQTGLEKNLFGNHPVSRSTESRSPPPAFASDALINASSSSLTQEGKSLPDGYSVAGNGEYSKSAVSEIVEIDVPASAGNYMKTSSPGFAAAAARKGVPAVDRQNSETLYYADDEDGNKKKYSRRGPLRHKFLRALLPFWSNALPTLPVTAPPRKDATKAEDGSEGRVRHRSSRMDIRKILLFIAIIACMATMGILYYRLAQRVIGQEVPDEEQQ; this is encoded by the exons ATGGTGGTCTGCAAATGCCGAAAG gCTACTAAGCTGTATTGCTTTGTTCACAAGGTCCCTGTGTGTGGGGAATGCATTTGCTTCCCGGAGCATCAAACCTGTGTG GTCCGGACTTATTCGGAATGGGTGATAGATGGAGAGTATGACCAGCCGAAGTGTTGTCAATGCCAATCAACATTTGATGAGGGGGGAGGTCTTCAAGTCACTCGGTTGGGTTGCTTGC ATGCTATACATACAAGTTGCTTGGTTTCGCTTATCAAGAGTTTTCCTCCTCATACTGCACCTGCCGGTTATGTCTGCCCATCTTGTAGCACCCCT ATATGGCCTCCCAAGATGGTAAAAGATGCAGGATCTCGGCTTCATGCACAGTTAAGGGAAGCGATTTTGCAG ACTGGTCTTGAGAAGAATCTATTTGGGAACCATCCAGTTTCCCGATCCACTGAATCTCGTAGCCCACCCCCTGCATTTGCTTCAGATGCATTGATTAATgcatcatcatcttctcttACACAAGAAGGGAAGAGTCTTCCTGATGGTTATTCAGTAGCTGGAAATGGGGAATACTCCAAATCTGCGGTTTCAGAGATAGTTGAGATAGATGTTCCTGCTTCTGCTGGGAATTACATGAAAACCTCAAGCCCTGGA tttgctgctgctgctgcacgGAAAGGTGTACCCGCTGTGGACAGACAGAACTCTGAGACTCTATATTATGCAGACGACGAAGACGGGAATAAAAAAAAGTACTCAAGAAGAG GTCCTCTGCGTCACAAGTTTTTGCGGGCTTTACTACCATTCTGGTCAAATGCATTACCAACCCTACCCGTGACTGCACCACCTCGTAAAGATGCAACAAAGGCAGAAGATGGTTCAGAAGGACGTGTAAGACATCGATCATCAAGGATggatataagaaaaatactcCTTTTCATAGCAATCAT AGCGTGTATGGCAACAATGGGGATCTTATACTACAGACTTGCGCAACGGGTAATTGGTCAAGAAGTACCCGATGAGGAGCAGCAATGA